In Carya illinoinensis cultivar Pawnee chromosome 16, C.illinoinensisPawnee_v1, whole genome shotgun sequence, a single window of DNA contains:
- the LOC122298785 gene encoding capping protein inhibiting regulator of actin dynamics-like — protein MSPSLTPTQCSGTTIDSAFDIEGDNVMENEEKEFYRLKAENLEYDKEKEEKKLRHEDERLRLEAEKMVIEREKELNKICQEDERLRLEAQKVELALKDQDQRIMMMDVSAMPEMQRLYFQQLQREIMARRNTSKD, from the exons CAATGTTCTGGCACTACAATTGATTCAGCTTTTGATATAGAGGGGGATAATGTCATGGAGAATGAA gagaaagagttttatcgcCTTAAGGCCGAGAATTTGGAGTAtgacaaggaaaaagaggaaaaaaaattacgccatgaggatgaacgacTGAGGTTGGAGGCCGAGAAGATGGTAATTGAGAGGGAAAAAGAGCTCAATAAAATTTGTCAAGAGGACGAAAGGCTGAGGTTGGAGGCGCAGAAAGTGGAGCTCGCATTGAAAGATCAAgatcagcgcattatgatgatggacgTGAGTGCCATGCCTGAAATGCAGCGGTTatatttccagcaactccagAGGGAAATCATGGCGAGACGCAATACTTCTAAAGATTGA